Proteins encoded by one window of Dioscorea cayenensis subsp. rotundata cultivar TDr96_F1 chromosome 20, TDr96_F1_v2_PseudoChromosome.rev07_lg8_w22 25.fasta, whole genome shotgun sequence:
- the LOC120251750 gene encoding uncharacterized protein LOC120251750: MDIIDIIDPVKAEKETAIKRYRRIRTIRRLFRCLEACAAILIISWSSARLPAAARLSGDLLRSAAAILLSPRFVFLLGNAIVLVLFAKSGNLSTSPTSTASTPLAGDLYDDFLETRGSYPISPPGEADVVVYEDKAVCVETKIEYRRTISEKMEKKQSPVELRRSETDLGRKPTEIGKNAPAPAAVVVEDDDEFRKTIEAFIERQLKFHREESMTIVSAMPLNSDLIKYE; encoded by the coding sequence ATGGACATCATCGACATCATCGATCCAGTGAAGGCGGAGAAGGAAACCGCGATTAAGCGCTACCGTCGGATCCGAACCATCCGACGGCTATTCCGCTGCCTCGAGGCCTGCGCCGCGATCCTGATCATCTCCTGGTCATCGGCGCGCCTCCCCGCCGCCGCCAGGCTCTCCGGCGATCTCCTCCGCTCCGCCGCCGCCATCCTCCTCAGCCCTCGATTCGTCTTCCTCCTCGGCAACGCCATCGTCCTCGTCCTCTTCGCCAAATCCGGTAATCTCTCTACATCCCCGACCTCCACCGCCTCAACGCCACTCGCCGGTGATCTCTACGATGACTTCCTCGAAACCCGCGGCTCCTACCCCATCTCGCCGCCGGGGGAGGCAGACGTAGTAGTGTATGAGGACAAGGCGGTGTGCGTGGAGACAAAGATAGAGTACCGGAGAACGATAtcggagaagatggagaagaagcaaAGTCCCGTTGAGCTCCGACGATCGGAGACCGATCTAGGGCGGAAGCCGACGGAGATCGGGAAGAATGCTCCGGCTCCGGCGGCGGTGGTGGTGGAAGACGACGATGAGTTCCGGAAGACGATCGAGGCCTTCATCGAGCGGCAGTTGAAGTTCCATCGCGAGGAATCGATGACGATCGTCTCCGCGATGCCACTGAACTCTGatctaattaaatatgaataa
- the LOC120251814 gene encoding WRKY transcription factor 6-like isoform X1 produces the protein MQSYSMDHMNHCFTGVDFSVNLCSGENEGSEPKRRVIGEMDFFSEDKKRVNSDHKVPSLSATQKEDLAINTGLQLTVNVSSEQSTLDDGLSPDEEEKERNMEMTAMRIEIGRLNEENKNLRNMLSQASGAYEALHMHLIRLMQQRDLNKRNSLNHNISTVADVTEMVEEPSQSSTEGGSRERSSPTPANSKNEMVLFDREGGRGIGKEEIIDRESNAWLPSREHAKLQQSKDADQAHEATMRKARVSVRARSDASIITDGCQWRKYGQKMAKGNPCPRAYYRCTMAAGCPVRKQVQRCADDRTILVTTYEGSHNHPLPPAAMAMASTTSAAVSMLLSGPMSSSDTLMNSSVFARTMLPSTSTMATISASAPFPTITLDLTQNPNPIQQQKPLNGSHFSLPFSPPPPTTTTTTPTALFGHALYGHSVKPENFPVTSLADTVSAITADPNFTAALAAAISSFMENNNGNKSSVNGNGRSHHTCSDNKIGSS, from the exons ATGCAGAGTTATAGTATGGATCATATGAACCACTGCTTCACCGGTGTCGACTTCTCTGTCAACCTATGTTCCGGCGAGAACGAAGGCAGTGAACCGAAAAGGCGGGTCATCGGAGAAATGGACTTCTTCTCAGAGGACAAGAAGAGGGTGAACTCAGATCATAAGGTGCCCTCTCTTAGTGCCACCCAAAAAGAAGACCTTGCCATCAAT aCTGGATTGCAACTCACTGTAAATGTTAGCAGTGAGCAATCAACATTAGATGATGGACTGTCTCctgatgaagaagagaaagaaaggaaCATGGAG ATGACAGCAATGAGAATAGAGATTGGAAGGTTGAATGAAGAGAACAAGAATCTTAGAAACATGTTAAGCCAAGCCAGTGGAGCTTATGAAGCTCTTCACATGCATCTTATAAGGCTAATGCAACAAAGAGATCTCAACAAACGCAACTCACTCAATCATAAT ATATCGACTGTGGCCGATGTGACGGAGATGGTGGAAGAGCCATCACAATCTTCGACAGAAGGCGGGAGCCGAGAACGGTCATCACCGACTCCGGCAAACAGCAAGAATGAGATGGTCTTGTTTGATAGAGAGGGAGGAAGAGGGATTGGAAAAGAAGAGATTATTGATAGAGAGTCAAATGCATGGCTTCCAAGTAGAGAACATGCCAAATTACAGCAGTCTAAGGATGCTGATCAAGCTCATGAAGCCACAATGAGGAAGGCCCGTGTCTCAGTCCGGGCTCGTTCCGATGCGTCCATT ATCACTGATGGATGCCAATGGCGAAAATACGGTCAAAAAATGGCGAAAGGAAATCCATGTCCTCGAGCTTATTATCGGTGTACAATGGCCGCTGGTTGTCCCGTTCGTAAACAA GTACAAAGATGCGCAGACGATCGAACAATACTAGTGACAACATATGAAGGGAGCCACAACCACCCGTTGCCACCGGCAGCGATGGCGATGGCCTCGACCACCTCCGCCGCAGTCTCGATGCTCCTTTCCGGCCCCATGTCAAGCTCTGATACACTGATGAACTCCAGTGTATTTGCAAGAACAATGTTACCTAGCACCTCAACCATGGCCACTATCTCAGCATCAGCTCCATTCCCTACTATCACTCTTGACctaactcaaaaccctaaccctattcaacaacaaaaacctCTAAATGGTTCTCATTTCTCACTTCCAttctcaccaccaccaccaacaacaacaacaactacacCAACTGCATTGTTTGGCCATGCACTCTATGGCCACTCGGTCAAGCCGGAGAATTTTCCGGTGACATCGTTGGCCGATACGGTAAGTGCTATCACCGCAGACCCTAACTTCACGGCGGCGCTTGCGGCGGCGATCAGCTCGTTTATGGaaaataataatggtaataagAGCAGTGTTAATGGCAATGGTAGGAGTCATCACACTTGTAGTGATAACAAGATTGGAAGTAGTTAA
- the LOC120251814 gene encoding WRKY transcription factor 6-like isoform X2 — MQSYSMDHMNHCFTGVDFSVNLCSGENEGSEPKRRVIGEMDFFSEDKKRVNSDHKTGLQLTVNVSSEQSTLDDGLSPDEEEKERNMEMTAMRIEIGRLNEENKNLRNMLSQASGAYEALHMHLIRLMQQRDLNKRNSLNHNISTVADVTEMVEEPSQSSTEGGSRERSSPTPANSKNEMVLFDREGGRGIGKEEIIDRESNAWLPSREHAKLQQSKDADQAHEATMRKARVSVRARSDASIITDGCQWRKYGQKMAKGNPCPRAYYRCTMAAGCPVRKQVQRCADDRTILVTTYEGSHNHPLPPAAMAMASTTSAAVSMLLSGPMSSSDTLMNSSVFARTMLPSTSTMATISASAPFPTITLDLTQNPNPIQQQKPLNGSHFSLPFSPPPPTTTTTTPTALFGHALYGHSVKPENFPVTSLADTVSAITADPNFTAALAAAISSFMENNNGNKSSVNGNGRSHHTCSDNKIGSS, encoded by the exons ATGCAGAGTTATAGTATGGATCATATGAACCACTGCTTCACCGGTGTCGACTTCTCTGTCAACCTATGTTCCGGCGAGAACGAAGGCAGTGAACCGAAAAGGCGGGTCATCGGAGAAATGGACTTCTTCTCAGAGGACAAGAAGAGGGTGAACTCAGATCATAAG aCTGGATTGCAACTCACTGTAAATGTTAGCAGTGAGCAATCAACATTAGATGATGGACTGTCTCctgatgaagaagagaaagaaaggaaCATGGAG ATGACAGCAATGAGAATAGAGATTGGAAGGTTGAATGAAGAGAACAAGAATCTTAGAAACATGTTAAGCCAAGCCAGTGGAGCTTATGAAGCTCTTCACATGCATCTTATAAGGCTAATGCAACAAAGAGATCTCAACAAACGCAACTCACTCAATCATAAT ATATCGACTGTGGCCGATGTGACGGAGATGGTGGAAGAGCCATCACAATCTTCGACAGAAGGCGGGAGCCGAGAACGGTCATCACCGACTCCGGCAAACAGCAAGAATGAGATGGTCTTGTTTGATAGAGAGGGAGGAAGAGGGATTGGAAAAGAAGAGATTATTGATAGAGAGTCAAATGCATGGCTTCCAAGTAGAGAACATGCCAAATTACAGCAGTCTAAGGATGCTGATCAAGCTCATGAAGCCACAATGAGGAAGGCCCGTGTCTCAGTCCGGGCTCGTTCCGATGCGTCCATT ATCACTGATGGATGCCAATGGCGAAAATACGGTCAAAAAATGGCGAAAGGAAATCCATGTCCTCGAGCTTATTATCGGTGTACAATGGCCGCTGGTTGTCCCGTTCGTAAACAA GTACAAAGATGCGCAGACGATCGAACAATACTAGTGACAACATATGAAGGGAGCCACAACCACCCGTTGCCACCGGCAGCGATGGCGATGGCCTCGACCACCTCCGCCGCAGTCTCGATGCTCCTTTCCGGCCCCATGTCAAGCTCTGATACACTGATGAACTCCAGTGTATTTGCAAGAACAATGTTACCTAGCACCTCAACCATGGCCACTATCTCAGCATCAGCTCCATTCCCTACTATCACTCTTGACctaactcaaaaccctaaccctattcaacaacaaaaacctCTAAATGGTTCTCATTTCTCACTTCCAttctcaccaccaccaccaacaacaacaacaactacacCAACTGCATTGTTTGGCCATGCACTCTATGGCCACTCGGTCAAGCCGGAGAATTTTCCGGTGACATCGTTGGCCGATACGGTAAGTGCTATCACCGCAGACCCTAACTTCACGGCGGCGCTTGCGGCGGCGATCAGCTCGTTTATGGaaaataataatggtaataagAGCAGTGTTAATGGCAATGGTAGGAGTCATCACACTTGTAGTGATAACAAGATTGGAAGTAGTTAA